A genome region from Carcharodon carcharias isolate sCarCar2 chromosome 17, sCarCar2.pri, whole genome shotgun sequence includes the following:
- the inaa gene encoding internexin neuronal intermediate filament protein, alpha a: protein MSFVSDLYPSSYRRLFGESPRSGSRFSSSSMSSSRAPGGFRSQSVPRTGGLPLGQYRRSADLELLQSSGLGNEFRITRTNEKEQLQGLNDRFAVYIDKVRGLEQQNRVLEAELGVLRQRQAEPSRLAELYEQEMRELRGQVDELSSGRCQALLDRDSLEQELHQVRLRLEEEQRGREEAEAAARAYKKDVDGASLARLELEKKLESLLDELTFVRKLHDEEVQELRSLVQAAQLSVEVDVAKPDLTAALRDIRAEYENLAARNTQSAEDWYKTKFADMTEAAAKSSEALRANREELSEYRRQLQSRTIEVEAVRGTNESLERQLREMEERHSAEIAGYQDTIGQVEDELRNTKAEMARHLREYQELLNVKMALDIEIAAYRKLLEGEETRLSTSIINLPPTNSNPALLVPSQPRFSTMTTSSIITSKKEQKEEGSKMPSKSSKQKAEAYEEIIEETIVSTKKVEREEQNASGQKTEFANPPK, encoded by the exons ATGAGCTTCGTGTCGGATCTTTACCCGTCCTCGTACCGCCGCCTCTTCGGGGAGTCGCCCCGCTCCGGGAGCCGCTtcagcagctcctccatgtcctcGTCCCGCGCCCCGGGCGGCTTCAGGTCGCAGTCGGTGCCCCGGACAGGCGGCCTCCCCCTGGGGCAGTACCGGCGCTCGGCCGACCTGGAGCTGCTGCAGAGCTCGGGCCTGGGCAACGAGTTCCGCATCACCCGGACCAACGAGAAGGAGCAGCTGCAGGGCCTGAACGACCGCTTCGCCGTTTACATCGACAAGGTGCGGGGCCTGGAGCAGCAGAACCGCGTCCTGGAGGCTGAGCTGGGCGTCCTGCGGCAGAGGCAGGCCGAGCCGTCCCGCCTGGCCGAGCTCTACGAGCAGGAGATGCGGGAGCTCCGCGGCCAGGTGGACGAGCTGAGCTCGGGGAGGTGCCAGGCCCTGCTGGACCGGGACAGcctggagcaggagctgcaccAAGTCCGcctgaggctggaggaggagcAGCGAGGCCGGGAGGAGGCCGAGGCTGCCGCCCGAGCTTACAAGAAGGACGTGGACGGGGCCAGCCTGGCCCGGCTGGAGCTGGAGAAGAAGCTGGAGTCGCTGCTGGACGAGCTGACCTTCGTGCGGAAGCTGCACGACGAGGAGGTGCAGGAGCTGCGGAGCCTGGTGCAGGCCGCCCAGCTCTCGGTCGAGGTGGATGTGGCCAAGCCCGACCTGACGGCGGCTCTGCGGGACATCCGAGCCGAGTACGAGAACCTGGCGGCCCGGAACACGCAGTCGGCCGAGGACTGGTACAAGACCAAGTTTGCCGACATGACCGAGGCGGCGGCCAAGAGCAGCGAGGCGCTGAGAGCGAACCGGGAGGAGCTGAGCGAGTACCGGCGGCAGCTGCAGTCCCGGACCATCGAGGTCGAGGCCGTCCGGGGCACCAACGAGTCTCTGGAGCGGCAGctccgggagatggaggagcggcaCAGCGCCGAGATCGCCGGCTACCAG GACACTATTGGGCAGGTGGAGGATGAGCTAAGGAACACCAAGGCTGAGATGGCTCGACACCTGAGGGAATATCAGGAGCTTCTCAATGTGAAAATGGCTTTGGACATAGAGATTGCTGCTTACCG GAAGTTGCTGGAAGGTGAAGAGACCAGGCTCAGCACCAGTATTATCAACCTCCCGCCTACCAACTCAAACCCAGCACTTTTGGTCCCAAGCCAGCCTCGATTCTCCACCATGACCACTTCCTCCATCATCACCTCCAAGAAAGAGCAGAAGGAAGAGGGATCCAAAATGCCATCAAAATCCTCCAAACAAAAAGCAGAGGCGTATGAGGAGATCATTGAAGAAACCATTGTGTCAACCAAGAAGgttgagcgagaggagcagaatGCAAGTGGCCAGAAAACAGAATTTGCCAACCCTCCAAAATAG